In Candidatus Methanomethylophilus alvi Mx1201, a genomic segment contains:
- a CDS encoding replication factor C large subunit, translating into MADDWTEKYRPQSLNDIVGNPSAAATMRQWAEQWNRGAPPKRALVLMGTPGIGKTSSAEALARDMGWGIVEMNASDQRTGEAIRNVALRASYFNTFDDDGNFMSVKDGGMKLVVLDEADSLFGNADRGAMPVINELIKCARQPVILIVNDFYELSRKSSAVKTETVQISFRKPTASAVQNVLAKICRAEGVDIDPLAISKIAENANGDLRAAIRDLESLAYGYGSVTSEDASVLTGRVVRKDMYALMDAVFRKKDPQLAFHTYNEVDEDPGTVALWMEENIPYECHSTGDLVRCCERLSRADVYLGRIMKRQNYGFMSYARDMMTSGIPEALHSKKVTCDRFRFPQYLMKMSRSKSSRSLRRSLCQKLGYLTHNSGSRIQNDCYDFYRTMAMSDPEFRVMLVRDAGLEPEELGFLIDQKMDSKQVKQAFEEAFPKEEKEPKKTSPRKKASKKEQGLDFAVPEKKEEPAAKTQTSVGKTVPDPEVRGPSEKAVTDDKGSMKADDASAKTTPAPPKKTQKSLFDF; encoded by the coding sequence ATGGCGGACGACTGGACCGAGAAATACAGGCCCCAGTCGCTGAACGACATCGTCGGCAATCCCTCGGCCGCGGCCACGATGAGGCAGTGGGCGGAGCAGTGGAACAGGGGCGCACCGCCCAAGAGGGCGCTCGTCCTCATGGGCACCCCCGGCATAGGAAAGACCTCCTCCGCCGAGGCCCTGGCCCGCGACATGGGATGGGGTATCGTGGAGATGAACGCCTCCGACCAGAGGACCGGGGAGGCCATCCGCAACGTCGCCCTCAGGGCATCCTATTTCAACACCTTCGACGACGACGGCAATTTCATGTCCGTCAAGGACGGCGGGATGAAACTGGTCGTCCTGGACGAGGCCGACAGTCTTTTCGGCAATGCGGACAGGGGGGCCATGCCCGTCATAAACGAACTCATAAAATGTGCCAGACAGCCGGTCATCCTCATCGTCAACGATTTCTACGAACTCTCTAGGAAGAGTTCCGCGGTCAAGACGGAGACCGTACAGATCTCGTTCAGGAAGCCGACCGCATCCGCCGTGCAGAACGTCCTTGCGAAGATCTGCAGGGCCGAGGGCGTGGACATAGACCCCCTGGCCATATCCAAGATCGCCGAGAACGCCAACGGGGACCTGCGTGCCGCCATAAGGGACCTGGAGTCTCTGGCGTACGGATACGGGAGCGTGACGTCCGAGGACGCCTCCGTACTCACCGGGAGGGTGGTCCGCAAGGACATGTACGCCCTGATGGACGCCGTATTCCGCAAAAAGGACCCGCAGCTGGCCTTCCATACGTACAACGAGGTGGACGAGGATCCCGGCACGGTCGCCCTCTGGATGGAGGAGAACATCCCGTACGAGTGCCATTCGACCGGCGATCTGGTGAGGTGCTGCGAGAGGCTGTCGCGTGCGGACGTGTATCTGGGACGTATAATGAAACGTCAGAACTACGGATTCATGTCCTATGCCCGCGATATGATGACCAGCGGCATACCGGAGGCCCTCCATTCCAAGAAGGTCACGTGCGACAGGTTCCGTTTCCCCCAGTACCTCATGAAGATGAGCCGTTCCAAATCCTCCCGTTCCCTCAGAAGGTCGCTGTGCCAGAAGCTCGGATACCTCACCCACAACTCCGGTTCCAGGATACAGAACGACTGCTACGACTTCTATCGCACCATGGCGATGTCGGATCCGGAATTCCGTGTGATGCTGGTCAGGGACGCCGGTCTGGAGCCGGAGGAGCTCGGGTTCCTCATCGACCAGAAGATGGATTCGAAACAGGTGAAGCAGGCCTTCGAGGAAGCGTTCCCGAAGGAGGAGAAGGAGCCGAAGAAGACTTCTCCGAGGAAGAAGGCTTCCAAGAAGGAACAGGGCCTGGACTTCGCAGTCCCGGAGAAGAAAGAGGAGCCGGCCGCCAAGACCCAGACGTCTGTCGGAAAGACCGTGCCGGATCCCGAGGTCCGGGGACCCTCCGAGAAGGCCGTCACGGACGACAAGGGGTCGATGAAGGCGGACGACGCATCGGCGAAGACAACGCCTGCACCTCCGAAGAAGACCCAGAAAAGTCTTTTCGATTTCTGA
- the twy1 gene encoding 4-demethylwyosine synthase TYW1, producing MDEEYRQTLIRQHYRIYRDHAAVKLCGWMKQSLLHQRTCYKQDFYGIQTHRCLQMTPALNECTHLCPFCWRVEGKDFEVKEWAEPKEMLDALIDYQRLLISGFKGDERCDPVMFQEAMNPTQVACSLAGEPTIYPYLSEFFKECHSRGMTTFLVTNGTMPERIEALDTLPRQIYVTVAAPDKATYAKACRPKIKDGWERLMRTLELFPSLETRTVVRHTLVQGVNLMDPESYARLDRVADPDLIEPKGYVFVGGSRQRLTVDGMPAFETIKDFSKRIADILGMDVLREKADSRVVLLGHEGMELDVRKAWEKGLPPSPRMDRLTADMCQ from the coding sequence ATGGATGAGGAATACAGGCAGACTCTCATACGCCAGCACTATAGGATCTACCGCGACCATGCCGCAGTGAAGCTGTGCGGGTGGATGAAACAGAGCCTTCTCCATCAGCGCACATGCTATAAACAGGATTTCTACGGGATCCAGACCCACCGCTGCCTGCAGATGACCCCTGCCCTCAACGAGTGCACCCATCTGTGCCCGTTCTGCTGGCGTGTGGAGGGGAAGGATTTCGAGGTCAAGGAATGGGCGGAACCCAAGGAGATGCTGGACGCCCTCATAGACTATCAGAGGCTGCTTATATCTGGTTTCAAGGGGGACGAGCGTTGCGACCCCGTGATGTTCCAGGAGGCGATGAATCCTACACAGGTGGCCTGCTCCCTCGCCGGAGAGCCCACCATATATCCTTACCTCTCGGAGTTCTTCAAAGAGTGCCATTCCCGCGGTATGACAACCTTCCTGGTCACCAACGGGACCATGCCGGAGAGGATAGAGGCGTTGGATACCCTGCCGAGGCAGATCTACGTGACGGTGGCCGCACCCGACAAGGCCACATATGCCAAGGCCTGCCGGCCCAAGATAAAGGACGGATGGGAGAGGCTCATGAGGACGCTGGAACTGTTCCCCTCGCTGGAGACCAGGACGGTCGTCAGGCACACGCTCGTCCAAGGGGTCAATCTCATGGATCCGGAGAGCTATGCCAGATTGGACAGGGTCGCCGACCCCGACCTCATCGAGCCGAAGGGCTACGTCTTCGTAGGGGGTTCGAGGCAGCGTCTCACGGTGGACGGGATGCCGGCGTTCGAGACCATAAAGGATTTCTCGAAGAGGATAGCCGACATACTCGGCATGGACGTTCTTCGCGAGAAGGCGGACAGCCGCGTCGTGCTCCTGGGTCATGAGGGTATGGAGCTGGATGTCAGGAAGGCGTGGGAGAAAGGTCTTCCGCCGTCACCGCGCATGGACAGACTGACGGCGGATATGTGCCAGTAA
- a CDS encoding DUF1294 domain-containing protein: protein MSTTATAAIAVYALINLISLAAYGWDKHKAVKDKWRTPEKTLILLGLVGPWGAVIGMNLFHHKTRKTKFKANYVFLVLHVIVICLIAGGYVRIG from the coding sequence ATGAGCACCACCGCGACCGCGGCCATAGCCGTATACGCCCTGATCAACCTCATATCGTTGGCGGCCTACGGCTGGGACAAGCATAAGGCGGTGAAGGACAAATGGAGGACCCCGGAGAAGACCCTGATCCTTCTGGGTCTTGTAGGTCCCTGGGGAGCGGTCATCGGGATGAACCTGTTCCATCACAAGACCAGGAAGACCAAGTTCAAGGCGAACTATGTATTCCTCGTCCTCCACGTGATCGTCATCTGCCTGATAGCGGGCGGATACGTCCGAATCGGATAA
- a CDS encoding flavodoxin domain-containing protein, giving the protein MREGIQTTGIAIIYASSFGGHVAETAKYMAKELDADIFDLKKQTKINMTSYNRVIIGTGIHAGKPFGKVVSFVKDNKAVLDDKKTSLFICCMYMGDKGDAQCEKVSKDLGIPDAAYFPDKGETDENGVKKGVVSFIQRMKA; this is encoded by the coding sequence GTGCGGGAAGGGATACAGACGACCGGAATCGCGATAATCTACGCCTCCTCGTTCGGAGGACATGTCGCCGAGACCGCCAAATACATGGCGAAAGAACTCGACGCTGACATATTCGACCTCAAGAAGCAGACCAAGATCAACATGACGTCCTACAACAGGGTCATAATCGGGACCGGGATCCATGCCGGAAAGCCCTTCGGAAAGGTCGTGTCGTTCGTAAAGGATAACAAAGCCGTCCTGGACGACAAGAAGACGTCGCTCTTCATATGCTGCATGTACATGGGCGACAAAGGGGACGCGCAGTGCGAGAAGGTCTCCAAGGATCTCGGGATCCCCGACGCCGCATATTTCCCCGATAAAGGTGAGACCGACGAGAACGGCGTGAAGAAGGGCGTCGTATCGTTCATCCAGAGGATGAAGGCATGA
- a CDS encoding flavodoxin family protein has translation MAGKITVLIGSPRANGNSAKIAKAIADECQAMGKEVATFHLDKIEGLRGCRACNACKKRGGCIAKDPTLPILESIAGSEGIVLSTPLYFNVESGQLKLVLDRFYGFLSEDFKTFLPGTQKAAVVVSCMTGEESSEDCASHLRQVCSMCGIQPVGTIAVCDPGDEKNTLTPEILERAKDIAHKL, from the coding sequence ATGGCAGGAAAGATAACCGTCCTGATAGGCAGTCCCCGTGCCAACGGGAACAGTGCGAAGATCGCGAAGGCCATTGCCGACGAATGTCAGGCCATGGGCAAGGAGGTGGCCACCTTCCACCTGGATAAGATCGAGGGACTCAGAGGATGCAGGGCCTGCAACGCCTGCAAGAAGAGGGGAGGATGCATCGCGAAGGACCCCACCCTCCCCATACTGGAAAGCATAGCGGGATCGGAAGGGATAGTGTTGTCCACCCCGCTCTACTTCAACGTGGAATCGGGACAGCTCAAACTGGTCCTGGACAGGTTCTACGGATTCCTCTCCGAGGATTTCAAGACGTTCCTCCCGGGGACCCAGAAGGCGGCCGTGGTCGTATCGTGCATGACAGGGGAGGAGAGCTCGGAGGACTGCGCCTCGCACCTCCGGCAGGTCTGCTCCATGTGCGGGATACAGCCTGTGGGGACCATAGCCGTGTGCGATCCGGGCGACGAGAAGAACACCTTGACCCCCGAGATATTGGAGCGCGCAAAGGATATAGCGCATAAACTGTGA
- a CDS encoding phosphoenolpyruvate carboxykinase (ATP), protein MPYETELISENECKSFRDRYDEEGLFSAKADINGIIVQFFTSDRDHIDMWRDNFYAASDRVRAHARLYCITDKEEPESKLYFEPATCTAFLFNFDYYGWVKSIALGIAGYILEGTHDTYSVHGAAIDVDDVGVTLIAPSKTGKTTQSWGLLRADNSSLISDDWYFVTFGNGRPKVTGSEKNCYIDADIGDVWEEYKPLVKNVKFDNKGRGIANVRWVTGESSVSQGCSLRYVILLQRNTFEKEVVQKIDSHRALEYLMSADLCNPHQIVRDPFRSTLRANFFKKLFEQCEVYMVNTTGTPQETQAAIRKIVGVE, encoded by the coding sequence ATGCCATATGAGACCGAGCTCATCTCGGAGAACGAATGCAAGTCCTTCCGCGACAGATACGACGAGGAAGGGCTGTTCTCCGCAAAGGCCGACATCAACGGGATAATAGTACAGTTTTTCACCTCCGACAGGGACCATATCGACATGTGGAGGGACAACTTCTACGCCGCATCCGACAGGGTCCGCGCCCATGCGCGCCTCTATTGCATAACGGACAAGGAGGAACCGGAGAGCAAACTCTATTTCGAGCCCGCCACATGTACAGCGTTCCTGTTCAATTTCGACTATTACGGATGGGTGAAGAGCATCGCCCTCGGCATAGCCGGATACATCCTGGAGGGGACCCACGACACATATTCCGTCCACGGGGCGGCCATAGACGTGGACGACGTCGGAGTGACCCTCATAGCCCCCTCCAAGACGGGGAAGACCACCCAGTCCTGGGGTCTTCTCAGGGCCGACAACTCCTCCCTGATCTCGGACGACTGGTATTTCGTCACGTTCGGGAACGGTAGGCCCAAGGTGACCGGTTCGGAGAAGAACTGCTACATCGATGCGGATATCGGAGACGTGTGGGAGGAGTATAAACCCCTGGTCAAGAACGTGAAGTTCGACAACAAGGGAAGGGGCATAGCCAATGTCCGCTGGGTGACGGGGGAGTCCTCCGTGTCCCAGGGCTGTTCGCTGAGGTACGTGATCCTTCTCCAGAGGAACACCTTCGAGAAGGAGGTCGTCCAGAAGATAGACTCCCATCGTGCCCTGGAGTATCTGATGTCCGCCGACCTGTGCAACCCCCATCAGATAGTCCGCGACCCCTTCAGGAGCACCCTCCGTGCGAACTTCTTCAAGAAGCTCTTCGAACAGTGCGAGGTCTACATGGTCAACACGACCGGAACGCCGCAGGAGACACAGGCAGCCATAAGGAAGATCGTCGGTGTTGAGTGA
- the sfsA gene encoding DNA/RNA nuclease SfsA — translation MKYDRVIQGTFIDRPNRFIALVEIADPVTGQRAVSRCHVKNTGRCLELLVPGAKVVLSISDDPKRKTGYDLIAVYKGDLLINMDSQAPNAVVKESFEKIVGKCDNVVPEYRYGDSRFDFYAERNGEKVFAEVKGVTLESDGLALFPDAPTERGLKHIRELTGLAGSGYRCWVIFLIQMSGVRGFSPNYAMQPELGRACEEAVAAGVNVVAYDCTVAEDSLWLGDEVPVILHS, via the coding sequence ATGAAGTACGACCGTGTGATTCAGGGGACATTCATAGACAGGCCTAACCGGTTCATAGCGTTGGTTGAAATAGCTGACCCAGTTACCGGGCAGAGGGCAGTTTCGAGGTGTCACGTTAAGAACACCGGCAGATGCCTGGAACTTCTGGTCCCGGGAGCGAAGGTGGTCCTCAGCATAAGCGACGATCCGAAGAGGAAGACCGGGTACGACCTGATCGCCGTCTACAAGGGAGACCTGCTCATAAACATGGATTCCCAGGCCCCTAATGCAGTGGTGAAGGAATCCTTCGAGAAGATCGTAGGGAAGTGCGACAATGTGGTCCCGGAATACAGGTACGGGGACTCCCGCTTCGACTTCTATGCGGAGCGGAACGGGGAGAAGGTCTTCGCAGAGGTTAAGGGCGTCACCCTGGAATCCGACGGTCTGGCACTATTTCCGGACGCCCCGACGGAGAGAGGTCTGAAGCACATCCGCGAACTCACGGGGCTTGCCGGCAGCGGTTACAGGTGCTGGGTCATCTTCCTGATACAGATGTCCGGGGTGAGAGGATTCTCCCCCAACTACGCCATGCAGCCCGAACTGGGCAGGGCCTGCGAGGAGGCCGTCGCCGCCGGCGTTAACGTGGTCGCCTATGACTGCACCGTCGCCGAGGATTCGTTATGGTTGGGGGACGAGGTCCCCGTCATCCTTCACTCGTAA
- a CDS encoding zinc-ribbon domain-containing protein: protein MLQMWDYERNTISPNEVSYGARKLLWFKGRCGHSWESSPVEIRMGRGCPYCHGLKVLRGFNDLESKEPELAKEWHPTKNGKLKPSDITYGSKQKVWWLGPCGHEWKAQINNRRFNDGCPICTDRLIVPGINDLDSQYPELAKEWHPTKNQKKRPDKIAPHSNIPVWWLGPCGHEWKTQPNNRVYGSGCPICKMERSTSFAEKAIAFYLSKITTVEESAHPLKSRKELDIYLPKLKIAVEYDGEAYHRSVEKDLRKNKECEDTGIVLIRIREPNCPTISDYPTIVMENRNDDGLAAAISKLIKLIFPRKRKVPTINLDQDRPVIYESYIKSSKENSLAESKPELIRYWNKKRNGALNPEYVNTYSMKKLWWICEKGHEWQATVANISTGSRCPYCSGRKVWKGFNDLCTTNPDIAALWSDKNTIDPSSLSAGSHRKVWLTYPCGHESLRSVRDHIGSSGCSICNRKSATPGINDIVTIRPDLISQWDYEKNDLDPKKVRPGSKKKVWWVCEKGHSYQMTIGDKSHGQNCPYCSGRKVWPGFNDIATTNPDLLEYWDYEKNSPLEPTQINKGSDTKVWWKCDKGHTYQATIYNFSNYKNCPYCANRRILEGYNDLSTVEPEIMTWWDYEKNGELLPTQVSRGSSRLVWWRCPNGHEYQKKIEFQVQSPFCPVCKIRLSR, encoded by the coding sequence ATGCTGCAGATGTGGGATTATGAAAGGAACACCATATCTCCGAACGAAGTATCTTACGGTGCAAGGAAATTATTATGGTTCAAGGGACGGTGTGGACACTCCTGGGAATCCTCCCCAGTGGAAATACGGATGGGTAGAGGTTGCCCGTATTGTCATGGTTTAAAGGTTCTCAGAGGATTCAACGATCTAGAATCCAAAGAACCGGAACTTGCAAAAGAATGGCATCCGACCAAAAACGGTAAGCTGAAGCCATCCGATATTACCTATGGCAGCAAACAGAAAGTTTGGTGGCTTGGCCCTTGCGGTCATGAATGGAAAGCACAAATCAACAACAGGCGCTTCAACGACGGTTGTCCGATATGCACGGATCGCCTTATCGTACCCGGGATCAATGATTTAGACTCACAATACCCAGAACTCGCGAAAGAGTGGCATCCGACCAAAAACCAGAAGAAACGTCCAGATAAGATTGCCCCTCATTCAAACATCCCCGTTTGGTGGCTCGGCCCTTGCGGCCATGAATGGAAAACACAGCCCAACAACCGTGTCTATGGGTCTGGGTGTCCTATTTGCAAAATGGAGAGAAGTACATCTTTTGCCGAGAAAGCAATCGCATTCTACCTGTCTAAGATAACTACTGTCGAGGAATCAGCGCATCCTTTGAAATCCCGTAAAGAACTCGACATCTATCTCCCGAAACTGAAAATCGCTGTCGAATATGACGGTGAAGCCTATCACAGGTCAGTTGAGAAGGATCTCCGTAAGAATAAGGAATGCGAAGATACTGGCATTGTTCTAATCCGTATCCGCGAACCAAATTGTCCCACCATTTCGGATTATCCGACAATAGTAATGGAGAACCGCAACGATGACGGCCTCGCAGCTGCCATATCCAAACTTATTAAACTGATATTCCCTAGGAAACGTAAAGTTCCTACCATTAACCTTGATCAGGATCGCCCTGTGATTTATGAAAGCTACATCAAATCAAGTAAGGAGAATTCATTGGCAGAATCAAAACCGGAATTGATCAGATACTGGAACAAGAAACGCAACGGTGCCCTGAATCCGGAATACGTGAATACCTATTCGATGAAGAAACTCTGGTGGATCTGTGAAAAGGGTCACGAATGGCAAGCTACTGTTGCCAATATTTCAACCGGGTCGCGGTGTCCGTATTGTTCTGGGCGTAAGGTATGGAAGGGATTCAACGACCTTTGCACAACTAATCCAGATATTGCTGCATTATGGAGCGACAAAAACACAATCGACCCTTCTTCACTGTCTGCTGGAAGCCATAGAAAAGTGTGGCTGACTTATCCCTGTGGGCACGAATCTTTAAGAAGTGTTAGGGATCACATCGGTTCATCTGGATGTTCGATATGCAATAGGAAATCTGCAACACCCGGAATCAACGATATTGTAACGATACGTCCAGATTTGATTTCTCAGTGGGACTATGAAAAGAATGATTTGGATCCTAAAAAAGTGAGGCCCGGTTCCAAGAAAAAAGTATGGTGGGTGTGTGAGAAAGGCCACAGCTACCAAATGACCATAGGCGATAAGAGCCATGGCCAGAATTGTCCTTACTGTTCGGGTCGTAAAGTATGGCCTGGTTTCAACGATATCGCCACTACAAATCCTGATCTTCTTGAGTATTGGGACTATGAGAAAAATTCACCTCTTGAACCTACTCAGATAAACAAAGGTTCCGATACCAAAGTCTGGTGGAAATGTGATAAAGGTCATACATATCAGGCAACAATCTACAATTTTTCCAATTACAAAAACTGCCCCTATTGTGCAAACAGGCGCATTTTGGAAGGATATAACGATCTCTCCACTGTTGAGCCTGAAATCATGACCTGGTGGGATTATGAAAAGAACGGGGAACTACTGCCAACGCAGGTATCCCGCGGCAGTAGCAGATTGGTTTGGTGGAGGTGCCCCAATGGACACGAATACCAGAAGAAAATCGAGTTCCAGGTGCAATCTCCATTTTGTCCAGTCTGCAAGATAAGGTTATCACGGTGA